One window from the genome of Rufibacter tibetensis encodes:
- a CDS encoding glycoside hydrolase family 113, translating into MLYLRHMNLLPILSFCLLLQLSACRYTPPPPLPQMELMRGVNWVAADTVTLEQLQKAKDHGVEWIAQTPFGWQKNHNTPELAFSSQRGYWGERDEGLIQTTQLARSIGLKTLLKPHIWLRNNKDGAWVGSIKMTSEEDWKTWFQNYRTMMLHYARLADSMQIEAVCIGTELHMAAVERPRDWRQLIKDIRQVYRGKLTYAANWSDEFEDIEFWDDLDFIGVQAYFPLSKKPAPTLSDLLKAWEPHVKTIEKLQRKFNKPVVFTEVGYRNIPHAAAEPWTWPSRGQATEPEDPATQERLYEAMYRTFWQKPWFRGTFIWKWYPHVRENGRARRDFTPQGLPAAQVMARYYKAGK; encoded by the coding sequence ATGCTTTATCTTAGACACATGAACCTGTTGCCTATCCTCTCTTTCTGTTTGCTGCTACAGCTTTCTGCCTGCCGTTATACGCCTCCACCACCCCTGCCTCAAATGGAGCTGATGCGCGGGGTGAATTGGGTGGCCGCCGATACCGTTACGCTGGAGCAGTTGCAAAAGGCAAAAGACCACGGGGTGGAATGGATTGCACAAACCCCGTTTGGGTGGCAGAAAAACCATAACACCCCAGAACTGGCTTTCAGCAGCCAACGCGGGTATTGGGGCGAGCGAGACGAAGGCTTGATCCAGACTACCCAACTGGCTAGATCTATCGGATTGAAAACTCTGTTGAAACCCCATATCTGGCTCCGGAACAACAAAGACGGCGCATGGGTGGGCTCTATTAAAATGACTTCAGAAGAGGACTGGAAAACCTGGTTTCAGAACTACCGCACCATGATGCTGCATTACGCCCGCCTGGCAGACTCCATGCAAATAGAAGCAGTGTGTATTGGCACTGAACTGCATATGGCAGCGGTAGAAAGGCCACGGGATTGGCGACAATTGATAAAGGACATCCGGCAGGTATACAGAGGCAAACTGACCTATGCCGCCAACTGGAGCGATGAGTTTGAAGACATAGAGTTCTGGGACGACCTTGACTTTATTGGCGTACAAGCTTACTTCCCACTAAGTAAGAAACCAGCCCCCACCTTGTCTGATCTTTTAAAAGCCTGGGAGCCGCACGTGAAAACTATAGAGAAACTGCAGCGCAAATTCAACAAACCCGTTGTGTTTACTGAAGTGGGTTACCGAAACATACCCCATGCTGCCGCGGAACCCTGGACCTGGCCATCCCGCGGACAAGCCACAGAGCCTGAAGACCCGGCCACCCAAGAGCGCCTGTATGAGGCCATGTACCGCACCTTCTGGCAAAAGCCTTGGTTCAGGGGCACCTTTATCTGGAAATGGTACCCGCATGTGCGGGAAAATGGCAGGGCTCGTCGCGATTTTACCCCACAGGGTTTACCCGCCGCGCAGGTCATGGCCCGGTACTATAAAGCCGGGAAATGA
- a CDS encoding ABC transporter ATP-binding protein codes for MSIEKPVLLEARGLFKSYGKLPVLKGIDLTIGEAEVVSIVGASGAGKSTLLHLLGTLDAPDAGDVYLHGQKISGMSNKEVARFRNRNIGFIFQFHNLLPEFTALENVSLPGFLADRPEKEVETRAKELLQMLGLGHRMDHKPSEMSGGEQQRTAVARALINSPKLIFADEPSGNLDSKNAEELHQIFFKLREDLGQTFVLVTHNPVLADMADRKLTMKDGFLLQPEEV; via the coding sequence ATGAGTATAGAGAAACCAGTTTTGTTGGAGGCCCGCGGGCTGTTTAAGTCTTACGGAAAACTTCCGGTTTTGAAGGGCATTGATCTCACCATCGGCGAAGCCGAAGTGGTTTCCATTGTAGGCGCTTCTGGCGCCGGGAAAAGCACGCTGCTTCATTTGCTGGGTACCTTAGATGCACCCGATGCCGGCGATGTTTACCTGCACGGCCAGAAGATCTCCGGGATGAGCAACAAAGAGGTCGCCCGTTTCCGGAACCGGAACATTGGCTTCATCTTCCAGTTCCACAACCTGCTGCCGGAGTTTACCGCCCTGGAGAACGTGAGCTTACCCGGTTTTCTGGCCGATCGGCCGGAGAAGGAGGTGGAAACCCGCGCTAAAGAATTGTTGCAGATGTTGGGCTTGGGCCACCGCATGGACCATAAACCCTCTGAAATGAGCGGGGGCGAACAACAACGGACAGCCGTGGCGCGTGCTCTTATCAATTCGCCTAAACTCATTTTCGCGGATGAACCTAGCGGGAACCTGGATTCTAAAAATGCGGAGGAGCTTCACCAGATTTTCTTCAAACTTAGAGAGGACTTAGGGCAGACGTTTGTGCTGGTGACGCATAATCCTGTTCTGGCAGATATGGCGGATCGTAAGCTTACCATGAAGGATGGATTTTTGCTGCAGCCAGAAGAAGTTTAG